Proteins from one Vicia villosa cultivar HV-30 ecotype Madison, WI unplaced genomic scaffold, Vvil1.0 ctg.003593F_1_1, whole genome shotgun sequence genomic window:
- the LOC131641247 gene encoding glycine-rich RNA-binding, abscisic acid-inducible protein-like — protein sequence MASSDVEYRCFVGGLAWATDNDALEKAFSQYGEIVDSKIINDRETGRSRGFGFVTFANEESMRNAIEGMNGQDMDGRNITVNEAQSRGSGGGGRGGGGYGGGRGGGGYGGGGGYGGRREGGGGGYGSGGGGYGGGGYGGSRDRGYGGSGGGGGYSRGGGGGGGNWRE from the exons ATGGCTTCCTCAGATGTTGAGTACCGGTGCTTTGTTGGTGGTCTAGCATGGGCCACTGACAACGATGCCCTAGAGAAAGCCTTCTCTCAATACGGTGAAATCGTCGACTCGAAG ATTATTAACGATCGTGAGACTGGACGGTCAAGAGGTTTTGGATTTGTGACTTTTGCCAACGAGGAATCCATGAGAAACGCGATCGAAGGTATGAACGGTCAGGACATGGACGGACGTAACATCACCGTAAACGAAGCTCAGAGCCGTGGTAGTGGCGGAGGAGGCCGTGGTGGCGGTGGATATGGAGGTGGACGCGGTGGCGGAGGATACGGTGGAGGTGGAGGATATGGTGGCCGTCGTGAAGGCGGAGGAGGAGGATACGGAAGCGGAGGAGGAGGATATGGTGGTGGTGGTTATGGTGGAAGCAGGGATCGTGGATATGGAGGAAGTGGCGGTGGAGGTGGTTATTCTCgcggtggaggtggtggtggtggaaactGGAGGGAGTAG